A region of Rhodamnia argentea isolate NSW1041297 chromosome 9, ASM2092103v1, whole genome shotgun sequence DNA encodes the following proteins:
- the LOC115756120 gene encoding short-chain dehydrogenase TIC 32, chloroplastic-like isoform X2, protein MWIIGWKGPSGFSARSTAEEVTQEIDGTGLTAIVTGASSGIGMETTRVLALRGVHVVMAVRNVDAGKSVKEALLKELPSSKIDVMELDLSSLAAVRKFASDYQSSGLPLDLLINNAGIMACPFMLSQDNTELQFATNHIGHFLLTNLLLDTMKQTSQESNTEGRIINLSSEAHRFAYHEGIRFDKINNESEYNSMRAYGQSKLANILHANELARCLKEEGVQITANSLHPGGIGTNLFRHSSILNVLLLENCS, encoded by the exons atgtGGATTATTGGGTGGAAAGGGCCTTCTGGATTCTCTGCTCGCTCTACAGCTGAAGAAGTCACTCAGGAAATCGATGGAACAGGCCTCACTGCCATCGTCACAG GTGCCTCTAGTGGTATCGGCATGGAGACTACAAGAGTTCTTGCATTACGTGGAGTCCATGTAGTTATGGCCGTGAGGAATGTGGATGCTGGTAAGAGTGTCAAAGAAGCTTTACTTAAGGAACTCCCATCTTCCAAGATTGATGTGATGGAGTTGGATCTCAGCTCTCTGGCAGCAGTTAGGAAATTCGCATCAGATTATCAATCATCTGGTCTACCCTTGGATCTCCTTAT TAATAATGCAGGGATAATGGCATGCCCCTTCATGCTTTCCCAGGACAACACAGAACTACAGTTTGCAACAAACCATATAG GTCATTTTCTTCTGACAAATCTTTTGTTGGACACAATGAAGCAAACGTCACAGGAAAGCAATACAGAAGGAAGGATAATTAATCTGTCCTCAGAGGCTCACCGCTTTGCATACCATGAAGGCATTCGTTTTGACAAAATCAATAACGAATCAGA GTACAATAGTATGCGAGCCTATGGACAGTCGAAGCTCGCGAACATATTACATGCTAACGAGCTTGCAAGGTGCTTGAAG GAAGAAGGGGTGCAGATAACTGCTAATTCACTTCATCCTGGAGGAATAGGGACCAATCTTTTTCGCCACAGTAGCATTCTCAATG TACTTCTCTTGGAAAATTGTTCTTAA
- the LOC115756120 gene encoding short-chain dehydrogenase TIC 32, chloroplastic-like isoform X1 yields MWIIGWKGPSGFSARSTAEEVTQEIDGTGLTAIVTGASSGIGMETTRVLALRGVHVVMAVRNVDAGKSVKEALLKELPSSKIDVMELDLSSLAAVRKFASDYQSSGLPLDLLINNAGIMACPFMLSQDNTELQFATNHIGHFLLTNLLLDTMKQTSQESNTEGRIINLSSEAHRFAYHEGIRFDKINNESEYNSMRAYGQSKLANILHANELARCLKEEGVQITANSLHPGGIGTNLFRHSSILNGMPISASAVSPSKFPQHSSPLIHVTH; encoded by the exons atgtGGATTATTGGGTGGAAAGGGCCTTCTGGATTCTCTGCTCGCTCTACAGCTGAAGAAGTCACTCAGGAAATCGATGGAACAGGCCTCACTGCCATCGTCACAG GTGCCTCTAGTGGTATCGGCATGGAGACTACAAGAGTTCTTGCATTACGTGGAGTCCATGTAGTTATGGCCGTGAGGAATGTGGATGCTGGTAAGAGTGTCAAAGAAGCTTTACTTAAGGAACTCCCATCTTCCAAGATTGATGTGATGGAGTTGGATCTCAGCTCTCTGGCAGCAGTTAGGAAATTCGCATCAGATTATCAATCATCTGGTCTACCCTTGGATCTCCTTAT TAATAATGCAGGGATAATGGCATGCCCCTTCATGCTTTCCCAGGACAACACAGAACTACAGTTTGCAACAAACCATATAG GTCATTTTCTTCTGACAAATCTTTTGTTGGACACAATGAAGCAAACGTCACAGGAAAGCAATACAGAAGGAAGGATAATTAATCTGTCCTCAGAGGCTCACCGCTTTGCATACCATGAAGGCATTCGTTTTGACAAAATCAATAACGAATCAGA GTACAATAGTATGCGAGCCTATGGACAGTCGAAGCTCGCGAACATATTACATGCTAACGAGCTTGCAAGGTGCTTGAAG GAAGAAGGGGTGCAGATAACTGCTAATTCACTTCATCCTGGAGGAATAGGGACCAATCTTTTTCGCCACAGTAGCATTCTCAATG GTATGCCAATTTCGGCATCTGCAGTCAGCCCATCAAAATTTCCCCAACATTCAAGCCCTTTAATCCATGTTACTCACTGA
- the LOC115756120 gene encoding short-chain dehydrogenase TIC 32, chloroplastic-like isoform X3, whose translation MWIIGWKGPSGFSARSTAEEVTQEIDGTGLTAIVTGASSGIGMETTRVLALRGVHVVMAVRNVDAGKSVKEALLKELPSSKIDVMELDLSSLAAVRKFASDYQSSGLPLDLLINNAGIMACPFMLSQDNTELQFATNHIGHFLLTNLLLDTMKQTSQESNTEGRIINLSSEAHRFAYHEGIRFDKINNESEYNSMRAYGQSKLANILHANELARCLKEEGVQITANSLHPGGIGTNLFRHSSILNVCSTSLGKLFLKSVPQGAATTCYAALHPQVKGVSGEYFMDSNKAEASSLAQDAELGKKLWDFSISLTDPK comes from the exons atgtGGATTATTGGGTGGAAAGGGCCTTCTGGATTCTCTGCTCGCTCTACAGCTGAAGAAGTCACTCAGGAAATCGATGGAACAGGCCTCACTGCCATCGTCACAG GTGCCTCTAGTGGTATCGGCATGGAGACTACAAGAGTTCTTGCATTACGTGGAGTCCATGTAGTTATGGCCGTGAGGAATGTGGATGCTGGTAAGAGTGTCAAAGAAGCTTTACTTAAGGAACTCCCATCTTCCAAGATTGATGTGATGGAGTTGGATCTCAGCTCTCTGGCAGCAGTTAGGAAATTCGCATCAGATTATCAATCATCTGGTCTACCCTTGGATCTCCTTAT TAATAATGCAGGGATAATGGCATGCCCCTTCATGCTTTCCCAGGACAACACAGAACTACAGTTTGCAACAAACCATATAG GTCATTTTCTTCTGACAAATCTTTTGTTGGACACAATGAAGCAAACGTCACAGGAAAGCAATACAGAAGGAAGGATAATTAATCTGTCCTCAGAGGCTCACCGCTTTGCATACCATGAAGGCATTCGTTTTGACAAAATCAATAACGAATCAGA GTACAATAGTATGCGAGCCTATGGACAGTCGAAGCTCGCGAACATATTACATGCTAACGAGCTTGCAAGGTGCTTGAAG GAAGAAGGGGTGCAGATAACTGCTAATTCACTTCATCCTGGAGGAATAGGGACCAATCTTTTTCGCCACAGTAGCATTCTCAATG TGTGCAGTACTTCTCTTGGAAAATTGTTCTTAAAAAGCGTTCCACAG GGAGCAGCAACTACATGCTATGCAGCTCTGCACCCACAAGTGAAAGGGGTCAGTGGCGAATACTTTATGGATAGTAATAAAGCTGAAGCAAGCTCTCTCGCACAAGACGCAGAACTGGGAAAGAAACTGTGGGATTTCAGCATAAGCCTGACCGATCCTAAATAA
- the LOC115756118 gene encoding short-chain dehydrogenase TIC 32, chloroplastic-like has translation MWIFGWKGPSGYSARSTAEEVTQGIDGTGFTAIVTGASGGIGVETTRVLALHGVHVIMAVRNVDAGRSVKEAILKELPSAKIDVMELDLSSMASVRKFALDYQSSALPLNLLINNAGIMACPFALSQDNIELQFATNHIGHFLLTNLLLDTMKKTAQESHAEGRIVNLSSGGHRFTYREGIRFDKINNESEYNTIQAYGQSKLANILHASELARRLKEEGVQITANSLHPGAIATNLARHHSILNVLSNLGKFFLKNVAQGAATTCYVALHPQVKGVSGEYFMDCNKAKASSLAEDAELGKKLWDFSISLTVPK, from the exons ATGTGGATTTTTGGGTGGAAAGGGCCTTCTGGGTACTCTGCTCGCTCTACAGCTGAAGAAGTCACTCAGGGAATCGATGGAACTGGTTTCACTGCCATTGTCACAG GTGCCTCTGGTGGTATTGGCGTGGAGACTACAAGAGTTCTTGCTTTACATGGAGTCCATGTTATTATGGCCGTGAGGAACGTTGATGCTGGTAGGAGTGTCAAAGAAGCTATACTTAAGGAACTCCCATCTGCTAAGATTGATGTGATGGAGTTGGATCTCAGCTCTATGGCATCTGTTAGGAAATTCGCGTTAGATTATCAATCATCTGCTCTTCCCTTGAATCTCCTTAT TAATAATGCAGGGATAATGGCATGTCCCTTCGCGCTTTCCCAAGACAACATAGAACTACAGTTTGCAACAAACCATATAG gtcattttcttttgacaaatctTCTGTTGGACACCATGAAGAAAACGGCACAGGAAAGCCATGCAGAAGGAAGGATAGTTAATCTGTCCTCAGGGGGTCACCGCTTCACATACCGTGAAGGAATTCGTTTTGACAAAATCAATAACGAATCAGA GTACAATACTATACAAGCCTATGGACAGTCGAAGCTCGCAAACATATTACATGCTAGCGAGCTTGCAAGGCGCTTAAAG GAAGAAGGGGTGCAGATAACTGCTAATTCACTTCATCCTGGAGCTATAGCGACCAATCTTGCTCGCCACCATAGCATTCTCAATG TACTTTCTAATCTTGGAAAATTCTTCCTAAAAAATGTTGCGCAG GGAGCGGCAACTACATGCTATGTGGCTCTGCACCCACAGGTGAAAGGGGTTAGTGGCGAATACTTCATGGATTGTAATAAAGCCAAAGCAAGCTCTCTCGCGGAAGATGCAGAACTCGGAAAGAAACTATGGGATTTCAGCATAAGCCTGACTGTTCCTAAATAA
- the LOC115756111 gene encoding LOW QUALITY PROTEIN: cytochrome P450 86A22-like (The sequence of the model RefSeq protein was modified relative to this genomic sequence to represent the inferred CDS: deleted 1 base in 1 codon), with product MDLSAAILFLSAFAAYLLWFKLISASLSGPRVWPLLGSLPGLIRNAARMHDWIADNLRAAGGTYQTCICPVPLLARKQGLVTVTCDPKNLEHVLKARFDNYPKGPTWQAVFHDLLGDGIFNSDGDTWKNQRKTAALEFTTRTLRQAMSRWVSRAIKHRFCPILKAAQLEGRSVDLQDLLLRLTFDNICGLAFGMDPETLSLGLPENGFATAFDRATEATLQRFILPEFIWKLKKWLRLGMEVNLSRSLEHIDAYLSDIISTRKQELASQQQVGTGGPQHDDLLSRFMKKKESYSDKFLQQVALNFILAGRDTSSVALSWFFWLVSQNPRVEEEILIEICTVLMDTRGSDPAKWVEEPLVFEEVDRLIYLKAALSETLRLYPSVPQDSKHVVADDVLPSGVFVPAGSSITYSIYSVGRMEFIWGPDCHEFKPERWLSSDGKRIELQDSYKFVSFNAGPRLCLGKDLAYLQMKSVAAAVLLHHRLMVAPGHRVEQKMSLTLFMKYGLKMNVHQRELRPILAKITKNNDDLCGKAGLSNGHFPAAGEVKMVNGVA from the exons ATGGATCTATCGGCGGCTatccttttcctttcggcgttcgcgGCCTATCTGTTGTGGTTCAAGCTCATCTCCGCGTCCCTCAGCGGTCCACGTGTCTGGCCCCTATTGGGCAGCCTCCCGGGCCTCATCAGGAACGCGGCACGGATGCACGACTGGATCGCGGACAACCTCCGGGCCGCCGGCGGCACGTACCAGACGTGCATCTGTCCCGTCCCCCTCCTCGCCCGGAAGCAGGGCCTGGTGACGGTCACGTGCGACCCCAAGAACCTGGAGCACGTCCTCAAGGCCCGGTTCGACAATTACCCCAAGGGCCCCACGTGGCAGGCCGTGTTCCACGACCTGTTGGGCGACGGGATCTTCAACTCCGACGGCGACACGTGGAAGAACCAGCGCAAGACCGCCGCGCTCGAGTTCACCACCCGGACGCTCCGCCAGGCCATGTCCCGGTGGGTAAGCCGGGCCATAAAGCACCGGTTCTGCCCCATCTTGAAGGCGGCGCAGCTCGAGGGCAGGTCGGTCGATCTCCAGGACCTCTTGCTCCGGCTCACCTTCGACAACATCTGCGGCTTGGCCTTTGGGATGGACCCGGAGACGCTGTCCCTAGGCCTCCCTGAGAACGGCTTCGCCACGGCCTTTGACCGCGCCACCGAGGCCACGCTGCAGCGGTTCATCCTGCCCGAGTTCATATGGAAGCTCAAGAAGTGGCTCCGCCTTGGGATGGAGGTCAACCTGAGCCGCAGCCTGGAGCACATTGACGCATACTTGTCCGACATCATCAGCACGCGCAAGCAAGAGCTGGCGAGTCAGCAACAGGTCGGCACC GGCGGGCCCCAGCACGACGACCTGTTGTCCCGGTTCATGAAGAAAAAAGAGTCCTATTCGGACAAGTTCCTCCAGCAGGTGGCGCTCAATTTCATCCTAGCTGGGCGGGACACGTCATCGGTCGCGCTGAGCTGGTTCTTCTGGTTGGTCAGTCAGAACCCGAGAGTGGAAGAGGAGATCCTCATCGAAATCTGCACAGTTCTCATGGACACACGTGGCAGCGACCCCGCCAAGTGGGTGGAGGAGCCGCTCGTGTTCGAGGAAGTCGATCGGCTGATTTATCTAAAGGCAGCACTGTCAGAAACCTTAAGGCTCTACCCATCGGTGCCACAGGACTCGAAGCATGTCGTTGCTGACGACGTCCTTCCGAGCGGGGTATTCGTGCCGGCCGGCTCGTCGATCACATACTCAATATACTCGGTCGGACGGATGGAGTTCATCTGGGGACCGGACTGCCACGAATTCAAGCCGGAGAGGTGGTTGTCTTCTGATGGCAAGAGGATTGAATTGCAAGACTCTTACAAATTTGTGTCGTTCAATGCAGGACCGAGGCTTTGCCTTGGGAAGGATTTGGCCTATTTGCAGATGAAGTCGGTGGCGGCAGCTGTATTGCTGCACCACCGACTAATGGTTGCGCCTGGTCACCGCGTCGAGCAAAAGATGTCGTTGACATTGTTCATGAAGTATGGCCTAAAAATGAATGTCCACCAGAGAGAACTGAGGCCTATCTTGGCAAAGATAACCAAGAACAACGATGATTTGTGTGGGAAAGCTGGTCTGAGCAATGGACATTTTCCAGCAGCAGGCGAGGTCAAGATGGTCAATGGGGTAGCTTAA